One genomic region from Sphingobacterium multivorum encodes:
- a CDS encoding Crp/Fnr family transcriptional regulator: MEQFKEFVKQRIDVTEEELNDIVSRYQVRKIKKKEYFLRAGEVCHHEAYVISGLFKSFYVTADGIEHILQFAIEDWWIGDIASFNYQEPALQNIQALENSVVLTLSKKAKDKLYEDHPIFEKLSRIMAQRAQIASQHRIISSIGFTAQERYLDFIKRYPKIYPRISNMQLASYLGVTQEFLSRLKRQILKPNRNS, translated from the coding sequence ATGGAACAATTCAAGGAATTTGTAAAACAGCGTATTGATGTCACTGAGGAAGAACTAAATGACATCGTCTCACGTTATCAGGTACGGAAAATAAAGAAAAAAGAATACTTTCTCCGGGCAGGCGAGGTATGCCACCATGAAGCATACGTGATCAGCGGTTTATTTAAATCATTCTATGTCACCGCCGATGGGATTGAACATATCCTACAGTTTGCAATTGAAGATTGGTGGATCGGTGATATTGCCAGCTTCAATTATCAGGAGCCGGCCCTCCAAAACATTCAGGCCCTGGAAAACTCCGTCGTCCTGACCCTGTCAAAAAAGGCTAAGGACAAACTTTACGAAGATCATCCCATCTTCGAGAAACTCTCCAGGATTATGGCACAACGTGCGCAAATCGCATCGCAGCACCGTATTATCTCGAGCATAGGTTTCACAGCACAGGAACGCTATCTGGATTTTATCAAAAGGTACCCTAAAATCTATCCGAGGATCTCCAATATGCAATTAGCGTCCTATCTTGGTGTTACGCAGGAGTTTCTTAGCCGCCTAAAAAGACAGATCTTAAAGCCGAATCGAAATTCTTGA
- a CDS encoding acyl-CoA thioesterase: MENIFYQGQIIWAQIDANRHMRHSAYADICAQARSNMLNKMGFSLDKFAEFHIGPILFREELIYFKEVHLDEYVQVKVELTKYNKTNSRFSFIHQVFRNDGVLCCTVNVDGAWLDLQKRKLTKLPEEMEPYLAKIPRSENYAETE; the protein is encoded by the coding sequence ATGGAGAATATATTTTATCAAGGTCAGATTATATGGGCGCAGATCGATGCAAATAGACATATGCGGCATTCTGCTTACGCTGATATCTGCGCACAGGCCCGCAGTAACATGTTGAACAAAATGGGCTTTTCACTGGATAAATTTGCCGAATTTCATATCGGTCCAATTTTATTTCGGGAAGAACTCATCTATTTTAAAGAAGTGCATCTGGATGAATATGTACAGGTAAAAGTAGAACTGACGAAATACAACAAAACAAATAGTCGTTTTTCATTTATACACCAAGTTTTTCGTAATGACGGCGTTTTGTGCTGTACCGTCAACGTCGATGGAGCCTGGCTCGACCTTCAAAAGCGGAAATTAACGAAGTTACCGGAAGAGATGGAGCCTTATCTCGCCAAAATTCCC
- a CDS encoding RNA polymerase sigma factor, which translates to MNPSEIEFLRLIDENKGILVKVSRMYMDDHEGRQDLYQEIVYQLWKSYATFKQQSKFSTWMYRVALNTAMVFLKKEKKHQIFEALEERHDFAEETYDTDKDEQLKVFYQAVQELNAIEKALIFLFLEGQSHREIAENLGISEVNARVKLNRTKERIQQIIKKYTYEF; encoded by the coding sequence GTGAACCCATCAGAAATAGAATTTCTTCGACTGATTGACGAGAATAAAGGTATTCTCGTTAAGGTGAGCCGCATGTATATGGATGACCATGAGGGACGGCAAGATCTGTATCAGGAGATTGTCTATCAGCTGTGGAAATCCTATGCGACATTTAAGCAACAGAGTAAATTTTCAACATGGATGTACCGTGTTGCCCTCAATACCGCAATGGTATTTTTAAAAAAAGAAAAGAAACATCAGATTTTTGAGGCGTTAGAGGAGCGGCATGATTTTGCAGAAGAAACTTACGACACCGATAAAGATGAGCAACTGAAAGTCTTTTATCAGGCTGTTCAAGAGCTTAACGCCATTGAAAAAGCCTTGATATTTTTGTTTTTGGAAGGTCAGAGTCATCGCGAGATTGCAGAAAATCTGGGTATATCGGAAGTCAATGCCCGCGTAAAATTAAACCGCACGAAGGAGCGAATTCAACAAATCATTAAAAAATACACGTATGAATTTTGA
- a CDS encoding ABC1 kinase family protein has protein sequence MFNPTKKLQRSSQILSILAKYGFKDAIARLPWKGSRSAVEHAIDVDNISVYARIRMALEELGPAFIKLGQSASTREGLLPQDLVDELKRLEDNVPPFEVDIKSYLKEELELDIDVHFQEIAAEPFAAASIAQVYRATLKDGTQVVLKVRRPGIDEVMRCDLALMRDIAKILTMYNDVLENLNLSLIVESFAMTLQEEMSLVIERHNIDRFAKNFKGNKLIKTPRVYPELSSDRVLCMEYLDGFKVTDADEIKRRGMDVQTLVKNGINLYLEQVIIHGFFHGDPHPGNMMVMPDGRIAFLDFGNMGKLLGIDRRQLEEFIQSAISEDAVRLADVIEDVAVVSHIPDRNQFERSLYEIFDMIDNVSLGDLSLDVLFNKLWKIIGDNRLYFPEYIYQLMRGISLMEGIGRQLYPDLNIMESIKPFARRIMMERLSPEAIFKKGKHKVESFARDVEKLPEDMRALVRLFRTGNFTLNHRLISARSFNTILRKGVNRIVIGIMFMSLNLLGGMIIVARVEPQWWGIPIFAWICLGSAWVFAIYLFVAMIRAKDND, from the coding sequence ATGTTTAATCCGACAAAGAAGTTACAGCGCAGTTCCCAGATCTTAAGTATATTGGCCAAATATGGTTTTAAAGATGCGATCGCTCGATTGCCCTGGAAGGGATCCCGATCTGCTGTAGAACATGCTATTGACGTCGATAATATCAGTGTTTATGCCCGTATTCGCATGGCTCTTGAGGAGCTCGGTCCTGCTTTTATCAAGCTTGGACAATCGGCTTCAACGCGGGAGGGGTTGTTGCCCCAAGATCTCGTAGATGAACTTAAGCGCCTTGAGGATAATGTTCCCCCCTTTGAAGTGGATATTAAATCGTATCTCAAGGAAGAACTTGAGCTGGATATTGATGTACATTTCCAGGAGATTGCTGCCGAACCTTTTGCTGCGGCCTCTATTGCACAGGTATATCGTGCGACCTTAAAAGATGGAACCCAAGTCGTGTTAAAAGTGCGCCGTCCCGGCATCGATGAGGTTATGCGCTGTGATCTGGCACTCATGCGTGATATTGCCAAAATTCTAACCATGTATAATGATGTGCTGGAAAATCTTAATCTTTCGCTGATTGTTGAATCTTTTGCAATGACCCTGCAGGAAGAGATGTCTTTAGTGATTGAGCGGCATAACATCGATCGCTTCGCAAAGAACTTTAAAGGGAATAAATTGATTAAGACACCGCGGGTTTATCCTGAACTCTCCTCAGACCGTGTTCTATGTATGGAATATCTTGATGGTTTCAAGGTAACCGATGCCGATGAAATTAAGCGCCGGGGAATGGATGTCCAGACACTGGTAAAAAATGGGATCAATTTGTACCTCGAGCAAGTGATTATCCATGGTTTCTTCCATGGCGATCCTCATCCCGGGAATATGATGGTAATGCCCGATGGACGGATCGCTTTTTTGGATTTTGGTAATATGGGTAAATTATTAGGTATAGACCGTAGGCAGCTTGAAGAGTTTATTCAATCGGCTATTTCCGAAGATGCAGTGCGGCTTGCGGATGTGATTGAAGACGTTGCTGTGGTTAGTCATATTCCGGATCGTAATCAGTTTGAACGGTCGCTCTACGAGATCTTTGATATGATCGATAATGTATCGCTCGGAGACCTAAGTTTAGATGTACTGTTCAATAAACTTTGGAAAATTATTGGCGACAATCGTTTGTATTTTCCAGAATATATTTATCAGTTGATGCGCGGTATATCGTTGATGGAAGGTATTGGACGCCAATTGTATCCCGATCTCAATATTATGGAGAGTATCAAACCCTTTGCTCGAAGGATTATGATGGAGCGGCTCTCTCCAGAGGCAATCTTCAAAAAAGGGAAACACAAAGTTGAATCTTTTGCGCGCGATGTTGAAAAACTCCCTGAAGATATGCGGGCCCTTGTGCGCTTATTTCGAACAGGAAATTTTACGCTCAACCATCGATTGATCAGTGCCCGATCCTTTAATACGATTCTACGCAAAGGTGTGAATCGTATTGTCATCGGAATTATGTTTATGTCACTCAATTTACTGGGTGGGATGATTATTGTCGCACGCGTAGAACCACAGTGGTGGGGAATTCCCATTTTTGCTTGGATATGCCTTGGCTCAGCATGGGTCTTTGCCATATATTTATTTGTTGCTATGATCCGAGCAAAGGACAACGATTAA
- a CDS encoding YceI family protein, giving the protein MNKFFQILAAAVLMVNVAVAQVKWSADPAHTNARFDVKHLGISFVDGEFTKVEGTVETPTGTSFNNAKVNFAIDVNSINTRIAARDNHLKTDDFFAAEKFPKMTLKSISFKNAKVKGKYVMIADLTIRDVTKKVTFEVTQNGGIITDPWGKTRAGFTAKTKINRQDFGMKYNDKLPSGVEAVASDVDIIVNTELVLN; this is encoded by the coding sequence ATGAATAAATTTTTCCAAATTCTGGCAGCGGCGGTATTAATGGTTAATGTTGCTGTGGCACAAGTAAAATGGTCTGCGGACCCTGCACATACCAATGCGAGATTTGATGTAAAACACCTTGGTATCAGCTTTGTTGATGGTGAATTTACAAAGGTAGAAGGAACAGTTGAAACCCCAACAGGAACAAGTTTCAATAATGCCAAAGTTAATTTCGCTATCGACGTCAATAGCATTAATACACGCATTGCTGCGCGTGACAACCACTTGAAGACCGATGATTTTTTTGCTGCGGAAAAATTCCCTAAAATGACATTAAAGTCTATCAGTTTTAAAAATGCGAAAGTAAAAGGAAAATATGTGATGATAGCGGATCTGACGATTCGTGATGTAACGAAAAAAGTAACTTTCGAGGTGACGCAAAACGGCGGAATCATTACGGATCCTTGGGGAAAAACACGTGCTGGATTTACAGCTAAAACAAAAATTAACCGTCAGGATTTCGGCATGAAATACAATGATAAATTACCTTCGGGCGTAGAAGCGGTTGCTTCTGATGTCGACATCATTGTCAATACCGAATTGGTGTTGAACTAA
- a CDS encoding SDR family oxidoreductase → MEINLNGKKALIGASSAGIGAGIAQVLASCGVSVTLASRHEEKLQRTCEGLDTSKGQVHQYILVDYNDHEAYKKQIEHYFESNKVDILINNSNGPQAGTIDQKNLADYQHAFELLFQNHCYTTSCALPYMLANRYGRIINVSSSTVKEPVSNLVLSNTIRTALLSWSKSLATDVAKEGVTVNSILTGLFDTDRIQSLTNLDAQRMGISYEEALQLRLKQVPAQRLGKPEEYGYLVAFLCSEYASYLTGANIPLDGGMLKGL, encoded by the coding sequence ATGGAAATCAATCTAAATGGGAAAAAAGCCCTGATCGGAGCGAGCTCTGCTGGTATAGGAGCAGGTATTGCCCAAGTGCTTGCCTCATGTGGCGTATCTGTAACATTAGCTTCCCGACATGAGGAAAAGCTACAACGTACCTGTGAAGGTCTGGATACTTCCAAAGGACAGGTACACCAATATATCCTGGTGGATTATAACGATCACGAAGCATACAAAAAACAGATCGAACATTACTTTGAGTCGAATAAGGTGGATATTTTAATCAACAATTCGAATGGGCCACAAGCAGGAACCATAGACCAAAAAAATCTGGCGGATTACCAGCATGCTTTTGAACTATTATTTCAAAATCACTGTTACACGACCTCATGTGCGCTGCCTTATATGTTGGCAAATCGATACGGACGTATTATTAATGTGTCTTCTTCAACTGTGAAAGAACCGGTATCTAATTTAGTGTTGTCTAATACGATCCGAACAGCATTGCTTAGCTGGAGTAAATCGCTGGCAACGGATGTCGCTAAAGAAGGGGTGACGGTCAATAGCATCTTGACAGGCCTTTTTGATACGGATCGTATCCAGTCGCTAACCAATCTTGACGCTCAACGTATGGGTATATCCTACGAGGAAGCGCTGCAATTGCGGTTAAAACAGGTTCCTGCGCAGCGTCTGGGTAAACCTGAAGAATACGGTTATCTCGTCGCTTTCCTTTGCTCCGAATATGCAAGTTATCTGACTGGAGCCAATATTCCTCTGGACGGCGGGATGTTAAAAGGCTTATAA